The following proteins are encoded in a genomic region of Notolabrus celidotus isolate fNotCel1 chromosome 19, fNotCel1.pri, whole genome shotgun sequence:
- the LOC117831166 gene encoding cytochrome b-c1 complex subunit 9 produces the protein MALAKSVYNLLFRRTSTFAITIMVGAVFFERVFDQAGDTIFEQMNRGKLWKHIQHNYESNDEE, from the exons ATGGCGCTGGCAAAGTCTGTCTACAACCTGCTCTTCAGGAGGACTTCAACTTTCGCTATAACCATCATGGTTGGAGCAGTCTTCTTTGAGCGAGTATTCGACCAGGCCGGAGACACGATCTTTGAACAGATGAATCGAGGG AAACTCTGGAAACACATCCAGCACAATTACGAGAGCAACGATGAGGAATAG
- the zmat5 gene encoding zinc finger matrin-type protein 5, with translation MGRRYYCDYCDRSFQDNMHNRKKHLNGVQHHRSKKAWYDHFRDSSAILCDEQAKKACRKFLQKGICDFGPNCRFSHMSEEDMDHLKRQVEDERQLREGPDSFLPGRSIGDWLSRREKKKTALGVKGDLKNKEDGEDGEAESDAPPQLLSIPDLPPSLLPPPLGGWKVKVNTDWG, from the exons ATGGGGAGGAGATACTACTGCGACTACTGCGACCGCTCCTTTCAGGACAACATGCACAACAGGAAGAAGCATCTGAATGGTGTTCAGCATCACAGATCAAAAAAGGCCTGGTATGACCATTTCAGAG actCCTCAGCCATTCTGTGTGACGAGCAAGCAAAGAAAGCCTGCAGGAAGTTTCTCCAGAAAG gAATCTGTGATTTTGGTCCTAACTGCAGGTTTTCTCACATGTCAGAAGAAGATATGGATCACTTAAAAAGACAAGTGGAGG atGAACGGCAACTCAGAGAGGGCCCTGATAGTTTCCTGCCCGGGCGAAGTATAGGCGACTGGCTCTCTAgaagggagaagaagaaaactgccCTCGGCGTCAAAGG aGATCTAAAAAATAAGGAAGACGGCGAAGACGGAGAAGCAGAGAGTGACGCACCTCCACAGCTCCTCTCCATCCCTGACCTACCGCCctccctcctgcctcctccCCTGGGCGGTTGGAAAGTCAAAGTGAACACAGATTGGGGCTGA